The following are encoded in a window of Psychrobacter sp. P11F6 genomic DNA:
- a CDS encoding LysE family translocator — protein MFGIENYLGFIMAAILLNLTPGTDSMYIITRSISQGQTAGFYSVLGITSGILVHTLLASLGLSVLLANSPTAFMLVKYIGASYLCYLGVKMLISKQQPLIAASLQDDQKPKPVQPLDHWQIYKQGVLTNTFNPKVALFFLAFFPQFIDASYAYSMVSFVILGLTFAVTGFIWCLCLALLASKFSENLRKNPSIEAILNKISGVVFIGLGIRLLTEKG, from the coding sequence ATGTTCGGGATTGAGAACTATCTAGGGTTTATCATGGCAGCTATTTTGTTAAACCTGACCCCAGGCACAGATAGCATGTACATCATTACCCGTAGTATTTCGCAGGGGCAAACGGCAGGGTTTTATTCTGTTTTGGGTATTACTTCAGGTATTTTGGTGCATACGCTACTGGCTTCGCTAGGATTGTCCGTGTTGCTGGCTAACTCCCCTACGGCATTTATGCTCGTAAAATATATTGGTGCAAGCTATTTGTGCTATCTAGGCGTCAAAATGCTCATAAGTAAACAACAGCCTTTGATAGCCGCGAGTTTGCAGGATGACCAGAAGCCAAAGCCCGTTCAGCCTTTAGATCACTGGCAAATATATAAGCAAGGTGTGCTCACCAATACCTTTAATCCAAAAGTTGCATTATTCTTTTTGGCGTTCTTCCCTCAGTTTATCGATGCCAGTTATGCTTATAGTATGGTGTCGTTCGTCATTTTAGGACTGACCTTTGCTGTCACTGGCTTTATATGGTGCTTGTGCTTAGCATTATTGGCGTCAAAATTCAGTGAAAACTTACGTAAAAACCCCTCTATCGAAGCTATTTTAAACAAGATAAGCGGTGTGGTATTTATTGGCTTGGGAATTAGGCTGTTGACTGAGAAGGGTTGA
- the rsmH gene encoding 16S rRNA (cytosine(1402)-N(4))-methyltransferase RsmH, which yields MSILNNKPKNTPNTKQDSKMNSSLATVNAASVAELSAVENDFVVESDSTNQLNQESVTDKANSDELSFVHDAVLLQETVAAVLGVKALPKQTDDAEQSSDNQNSLQMSGVYVDATFGRGGHSRLLLSQLADDATLIVFDKDPTAISVARELAKTDSRVKVVHDSFATLTDSLTAMGITQVDGLMADLGISSPQIDDGSRGFSFMRDGAVDMRMDTSRGQSVAEWLEKVDDETLANVLYDFGEERHSRRIARAIKQMDSYDSTLALAEVIKVAHPNWQRGKHPATQSFQAMRIFINNELGDVDDFLEQSIPILKAGGQLAVISFHSLEDRRIKQFLQRHSKGQYPEDENLPMPPNRPRYFSKPKRVGPSKAETSQNPRARSAWLRMATRTDTDYLPSVEQ from the coding sequence GTGTCCATATTGAATAATAAGCCAAAAAATACGCCGAATACTAAGCAAGATTCTAAAATGAATTCTTCTTTAGCCACTGTTAATGCTGCATCAGTGGCTGAGCTGTCTGCTGTAGAAAACGATTTTGTGGTAGAGAGTGACTCTACTAATCAGCTGAATCAAGAGTCTGTCACGGATAAAGCCAACTCTGATGAATTGAGCTTTGTCCATGATGCGGTGCTGTTACAAGAAACCGTTGCAGCAGTGCTGGGTGTCAAAGCGCTACCTAAGCAAACAGACGATGCAGAACAAAGCAGTGACAACCAAAATAGCTTGCAGATGAGTGGCGTCTACGTTGATGCTACCTTCGGGCGTGGTGGTCATAGTCGATTATTATTAAGTCAGTTGGCCGATGATGCAACCTTGATTGTTTTTGATAAAGATCCAACGGCGATTAGCGTCGCGCGTGAATTGGCAAAGACCGATAGTCGCGTAAAAGTGGTGCACGATAGTTTTGCGACGTTGACGGATAGTCTAACGGCAATGGGAATCACTCAAGTTGATGGCTTAATGGCAGATTTGGGTATCTCATCGCCGCAAATTGATGATGGCAGTCGTGGTTTTAGTTTTATGCGTGACGGTGCGGTCGATATGCGTATGGACACCAGTCGTGGGCAGTCGGTCGCTGAGTGGCTAGAAAAAGTCGATGATGAAACCTTGGCCAATGTGCTTTATGATTTTGGCGAAGAGCGTCATAGTCGCCGTATCGCCCGTGCTATTAAGCAGATGGACAGTTATGACTCTACTTTGGCATTGGCTGAAGTGATTAAAGTGGCGCATCCTAATTGGCAGCGTGGTAAGCATCCAGCGACTCAGAGCTTTCAGGCGATGCGCATTTTTATTAACAATGAGCTTGGCGATGTTGACGACTTTTTAGAACAAAGCATTCCGATTTTGAAAGCAGGCGGGCAGCTAGCAGTGATTAGTTTTCACTCATTAGAAGATCGCCGTATCAAGCAGTTTTTGCAGCGTCATAGCAAAGGGCAATATCCAGAGGATGAGAATTTGCCGATGCCGCCCAATCGTCCACGCTACTTTAGCAAGCCTAAACGCGTGGGTCCAAGCAAAGCTGAAACCAGTCAAAATCCACGCGCGCGTAGTGCGTGGTTGCGCATGGCGACTCGTACTGATACCGACTATCTACCAAGTGTTGAGCAATAA
- a CDS encoding UDP-N-acetylmuramoyl-L-alanyl-D-glutamate--2,6-diaminopimelate ligase has translation MTLSPSSPSITPVTLQQLTESSSSNSRHGVGIEQALQKLSTQTTLIGADSKPMNSFLDIPFLQFRLDSRQLEPNDVFVLLKSHIPNCQKSRDYLYQAAENAAFILSEIDPTALLNTTSVSNHADITLSNDSTAKAQRQLAALPCPVLYVPNIRDFLGTLIQARLQYQQPVTLPTVVAVTGTNGKTTISQLVAQLTQLTGMSSAVMGTAGNGRLGALVQASHTTGDALAVQQFLYQMGTENAELLALEASSHGLDQQRLQGMPVSVAIYTNLSRDHLDYHADMAEYAATKAKLFDKAHFPDLTHAIINIDDEHAQIMLDTAHASDLTVWTYSLEPSKSATFVAAEIKPSLKGVEITLRTDLGDGEVNHLGIVSPLLGRFNVANLLAAMAAAVALGISLERIAAVVPQLQGAVGRMQRVPSNDGCFIVDYAHTPDALSQVLASLKTHCKGQLWAVFGCGGDRDAGKRPLMAQAGLAGADKVVLTADNPRTEDPNIILQDMQAGMTSEQYQRTHIEPARQAAIEYAVNQAAADDIVVIAGKGHETYQEINHVRYDFDDSVILQNALKQAGRV, from the coding sequence ATGACCCTGTCACCCTCGTCGCCAAGCATTACCCCAGTCACCTTGCAGCAGCTGACTGAATCTAGTAGTAGCAATAGCAGGCATGGTGTAGGTATAGAGCAGGCATTGCAAAAACTATCGACTCAGACGACATTGATTGGAGCGGATTCAAAACCAATGAATTCGTTTCTTGATATTCCATTCCTGCAGTTTCGTTTAGACAGTCGTCAGCTAGAGCCGAACGATGTGTTTGTGTTATTAAAAAGCCACATACCAAACTGTCAAAAAAGTCGCGACTACCTCTATCAAGCCGCTGAAAATGCGGCTTTTATCCTATCAGAAATAGATCCTACGGCTTTGCTTAACACGACTAGTGTATCAAATCATGCCGATATCACTTTATCGAATGATAGTACTGCTAAAGCACAGCGGCAATTAGCAGCACTGCCTTGCCCTGTTTTATACGTGCCCAATATTCGTGATTTTTTAGGAACGCTCATTCAAGCACGTTTGCAATATCAGCAGCCCGTGACCTTGCCAACGGTGGTCGCAGTGACGGGCACCAATGGCAAAACGACTATCAGTCAATTGGTGGCGCAATTGACGCAGCTGACAGGTATGAGCAGCGCAGTCATGGGCACAGCAGGTAATGGCAGGCTTGGTGCTTTGGTGCAAGCGAGCCATACCACGGGCGATGCCTTAGCGGTTCAGCAATTTTTATATCAAATGGGTACAGAGAATGCTGAATTATTGGCATTGGAAGCCAGCTCACATGGTTTGGATCAGCAGCGTTTACAAGGTATGCCAGTGTCGGTTGCGATTTATACCAATCTTAGCCGTGACCACTTAGACTATCATGCCGATATGGCAGAGTATGCAGCAACAAAAGCTAAACTGTTTGATAAAGCGCATTTTCCAGATTTAACCCATGCCATTATCAATATCGATGATGAACATGCCCAGATTATGCTCGACACCGCACATGCCAGTGATTTAACGGTCTGGACGTACAGTTTAGAACCATCAAAATCTGCGACCTTTGTTGCGGCTGAAATCAAACCAAGCTTAAAAGGTGTCGAGATTACGCTACGTACTGATTTAGGCGATGGCGAAGTTAATCATTTAGGTATCGTCAGCCCATTATTGGGGCGCTTTAATGTTGCCAATTTGCTTGCCGCAATGGCAGCTGCCGTCGCTTTAGGCATTAGCCTTGAGCGTATTGCCGCAGTGGTGCCGCAGCTACAAGGTGCGGTTGGACGTATGCAGCGTGTGCCGTCTAATGATGGCTGCTTTATCGTTGATTATGCGCATACGCCAGATGCCTTAAGCCAAGTGCTTGCCAGCCTAAAGACCCATTGTAAAGGCCAACTATGGGCAGTGTTTGGCTGCGGTGGCGACCGTGATGCGGGCAAACGTCCTTTGATGGCGCAAGCAGGATTGGCAGGCGCGGATAAAGTCGTGTTAACGGCAGACAATCCACGCACCGAAGATCCCAATATCATTTTGCAAGATATGCAAGCGGGCATGACGAGTGAGCAATATCAGCGTACCCATATCGAACCTGCGCGCCAAGCAGCGATTGAGTATGCGGTCAATCAAGCAGCAGCTGATGATATCGTCGTGATCGCTGGCAAGGGTCATGAAACCTATCAAGAAATTAACCATGTTCGTTATGATTTTGACGACAGTGTTATTTTGCAAAACGCCTTAAAACAAGCAGGGCGTGTATAG
- a CDS encoding cell division protein FtsL, translating into MAISDKPANRRAAMPHNTDIGELFVRRFNVVSIYVVVLLLLAVAIVWSGIKTAEGVQQYHQDYKTLQDMKKQERNLQVEHQRLLIEQQTFSATPQIASRAVAELGMFSPTLKDKLIIQPGVATAQVPVVDTDSDEDKSDVIEPRAATDISPDAPITDATVAEAGQ; encoded by the coding sequence ATGGCAATATCTGACAAACCCGCAAACCGTCGTGCTGCAATGCCGCATAACACCGATATCGGCGAGCTATTTGTGCGCCGATTTAATGTGGTTAGTATCTATGTAGTGGTGCTATTGCTGTTAGCAGTAGCGATTGTGTGGAGCGGTATTAAAACAGCCGAAGGTGTTCAGCAATATCATCAGGATTATAAAACCTTGCAAGACATGAAAAAACAAGAGCGTAATCTGCAAGTCGAACATCAGCGTTTGCTCATTGAACAGCAGACTTTTAGTGCGACGCCGCAAATTGCTAGCCGTGCGGTGGCTGAACTGGGTATGTTTTCACCGACGCTAAAAGATAAACTCATTATCCAGCCGGGTGTTGCCACAGCACAGGTGCCAGTCGTCGATACTGACTCAGATGAGGATAAGTCTGACGTTATCGAACCACGAGCTGCTACGGATATATCGCCTGACGCTCCTATCACCGATGCCACGGTAGCGGAGGCAGGACAATGA
- a CDS encoding peptidoglycan D,D-transpeptidase FtsI family protein, translating into MSDKKPNANSGKTTAKNANKKPTSGKVTKPLRPASAAKSGQTGSTAEKKSSGNRKTKLFDRLKKNEEQGAYTSVKNLKNKRGFLGKASGASSRGGFEQDKNRFRTIWVIALVILGLLIARAYYLQVANAQFYQDKGDELITSVRTQKSYRGMITDRNNLPLAVSAPLATVSFSPHDYAREYYELKRIIITNPESPQLVARMQKRLDNMDLTTLAAAANISVTELKKVTAIDDSIDVTDEAAVKAALPSGAGSHYLPLLNKVTPEIAQSVSTLDFPGVYEKNFFQRYYPQPQPNSQLLGFMGQNVSDPEGGYEGRAGIERQYETELAGDDGKVLVLKDAKQNSLKEIKQIEPEIPGKDVALTIDSRLQYLLYKELEKAGRLQKARWSTGMIVDVQTGEVLALSTWPSFNSNNLNEMTGENQRNRALLDVFEPGSVMKPFTVAAALDSGKYTATTLIDTNPGSIRVRGYTIRDHNNLGMINMGTLLQKSSNVASTKIALSLPPDAITNMQRQFGFGSKTPLQFPGEGSGLVVTPKEKETSRRATLSYGYGLEATLAQVAQAYSALAAGGVMHPLTLTKDDKLQPSKRIMAHEQAMSIVQMMESVTEPGGTAKGAAIDGYRVAGKTGTSRRVNPKGGYYTDQYRNVFAGIAPASNPRLVGVMLIEDPRVQIYAGLTVAPVFHNVMKEALRLYNVPLDKPLKTIAQ; encoded by the coding sequence ATGAGTGATAAAAAACCTAATGCCAATAGTGGTAAAACGACCGCGAAAAATGCGAATAAAAAGCCAACTAGCGGTAAGGTGACTAAGCCCTTACGTCCTGCCAGTGCAGCCAAATCGGGACAAACAGGCAGTACGGCTGAAAAAAAATCCTCTGGCAACCGTAAGACTAAATTGTTTGATCGATTGAAAAAGAATGAAGAGCAAGGCGCTTATACCAGTGTCAAAAACCTGAAAAATAAAAGAGGATTTTTGGGTAAAGCGTCTGGCGCTTCCTCTCGCGGCGGTTTTGAGCAAGACAAAAACCGTTTCCGTACTATTTGGGTCATTGCATTGGTTATCTTGGGTTTGCTGATAGCCCGTGCTTATTATTTACAAGTTGCCAATGCCCAGTTTTATCAAGACAAAGGTGATGAGCTTATCACTAGCGTGCGCACGCAAAAATCCTATCGCGGTATGATTACCGATCGCAATAATTTGCCACTTGCAGTCAGTGCACCACTGGCGACGGTCTCCTTTAGTCCGCATGATTACGCGCGCGAATATTACGAGCTTAAGCGTATTATTATCACCAATCCTGAGAGTCCACAGCTGGTTGCGCGTATGCAAAAGCGTTTGGATAATATGGATCTGACCACGCTTGCGGCTGCTGCCAATATTTCGGTCACTGAGCTGAAAAAAGTTACCGCTATCGACGATAGTATTGATGTAACCGATGAAGCAGCAGTTAAAGCAGCGCTGCCATCGGGTGCAGGCTCGCACTATTTGCCGCTACTGAATAAAGTAACGCCTGAGATTGCCCAAAGTGTCAGCACCCTTGATTTTCCTGGCGTCTATGAAAAAAACTTTTTCCAACGTTATTACCCGCAGCCACAACCAAACTCGCAGCTATTGGGCTTTATGGGGCAAAATGTCAGTGATCCTGAAGGTGGTTACGAAGGTCGTGCTGGTATCGAACGCCAATATGAAACTGAGCTGGCAGGTGATGATGGTAAAGTGTTGGTGCTAAAAGATGCCAAACAAAACAGTTTAAAAGAAATTAAACAGATTGAACCAGAAATACCAGGTAAAGATGTGGCGTTGACCATTGATTCGCGCCTGCAGTATTTGCTTTATAAAGAACTAGAGAAAGCAGGGCGTTTGCAAAAAGCGCGCTGGTCAACAGGCATGATTGTTGATGTGCAAACGGGTGAAGTGCTTGCCTTGTCAACATGGCCATCCTTTAATTCTAATAACCTGAATGAGATGACCGGTGAAAACCAACGTAACCGTGCGCTGCTCGATGTCTTCGAACCTGGTTCGGTGATGAAACCCTTTACGGTTGCAGCGGCACTTGATTCAGGAAAATACACTGCCACTACCTTAATCGATACCAATCCTGGCTCTATTCGTGTCCGTGGTTATACCATTCGTGATCATAACAATCTAGGTATGATTAATATGGGCACGTTACTGCAGAAGTCTAGTAACGTCGCCTCGACTAAGATTGCTTTGTCGCTACCGCCTGATGCCATTACCAATATGCAACGGCAATTTGGTTTTGGTTCAAAGACACCACTACAGTTCCCAGGGGAAGGTAGTGGGCTGGTTGTCACACCAAAAGAAAAAGAAACGTCACGTCGTGCTACGCTCAGTTATGGTTATGGTTTGGAAGCAACTCTAGCGCAGGTTGCGCAGGCTTATTCAGCGCTGGCGGCAGGCGGTGTGATGCATCCATTGACCCTCACTAAAGATGACAAGCTACAGCCAAGCAAGCGTATCATGGCACACGAGCAAGCGATGTCTATCGTACAAATGATGGAAAGTGTCACCGAACCGGGTGGTACGGCTAAAGGTGCTGCGATTGATGGTTATCGCGTCGCTGGTAAAACAGGGACATCGCGCCGTGTTAATCCAAAAGGTGGCTACTATACGGATCAATACCGTAACGTTTTTGCTGGTATTGCGCCCGCATCTAACCCAAGATTAGTAGGTGTGATGCTCATCGAAGACCCACGTGTTCAGATTTATGCTGGTTTAACAGTCGCGCCAGTCTTTCATAATGTCATGAAAGAGGCGCTGCGTTTATACAATGTACCCTTAGATAAACCGTTAAAAACGATCGCTCAGTAG
- the gltX gene encoding glutamate--tRNA ligase — MMQSSTSTNSTRPVRTRIAPSPTGFPHVGTAYIALFNLAFAKAHGGEFILRIEDTDQTRSTEQSEKMILDALRWVGLDWAEGPDIGGPHAPYRQSERSDIYKKHAEQLIENDHAFRCFCTSEELDAMRAAQMANGETPRYDGRCAHLAPEKTAQLVSEGKPHVIRMRVPTEGVCQVHDMLRGTVEIPWTQVDMQVLLKTDGMPTYHLANVVDDHLMDISHVLRGEEWLNSAPKHQLLYEYFGWEMPVLCHMPLLRNPDKSKLSKRKNPTSITYYRDAGVLPEALLNYLGRMGYSMPDEAEQFTLEEMIASFDIQRVSLGGPIFDIEKLNWLNAEWLRALTPEELKNKILDWASNSDKLTAIAAAIQPRIELLSDAVNWGGFYFQNLPNINAESFTHKSLTPEQITEMLQLALWQLETLPTWSEENIYATLKGLAAHLDIKMRDFMAPFFIAIAGSTSSTPVMNSMAIIGADMTLTRLRHAVDVLGGLGKKKLKKLEKQAAELPDFCLLNNLEAE; from the coding sequence ATGATGCAATCATCGACTTCAACTAACAGCACGCGCCCTGTCCGCACCCGCATTGCGCCATCGCCTACTGGCTTTCCGCATGTCGGCACCGCTTATATTGCCCTATTCAATTTAGCTTTTGCTAAAGCCCACGGCGGCGAATTTATTTTACGTATCGAAGATACGGATCAAACGCGCTCAACCGAACAATCTGAAAAAATGATTTTGGATGCGCTGCGCTGGGTCGGTCTCGACTGGGCGGAAGGTCCAGATATTGGAGGCCCGCATGCGCCTTATCGTCAGAGCGAGCGTAGTGATATTTATAAAAAGCACGCCGAACAGCTCATAGAAAACGATCATGCATTCCGCTGCTTTTGTACCAGCGAAGAGCTCGATGCCATGCGAGCTGCGCAAATGGCCAATGGTGAAACGCCACGTTATGACGGTCGCTGTGCCCATTTAGCACCTGAGAAAACTGCGCAATTGGTCAGTGAGGGCAAACCGCATGTCATTCGTATGCGTGTGCCTACCGAAGGCGTCTGTCAAGTACATGACATGTTACGCGGTACGGTTGAGATTCCTTGGACACAAGTCGACATGCAAGTGCTGCTAAAAACCGACGGCATGCCGACTTATCATTTAGCCAACGTTGTCGATGACCATTTGATGGACATCAGCCATGTGCTACGCGGTGAAGAGTGGCTTAACTCTGCGCCCAAGCATCAGCTGCTCTATGAGTATTTTGGTTGGGAGATGCCTGTACTTTGCCATATGCCACTGCTGCGTAACCCAGATAAATCAAAACTGTCTAAGCGTAAAAACCCAACCTCTATCACTTACTATCGTGATGCTGGTGTGCTCCCTGAAGCGTTGCTCAACTACCTCGGTCGTATGGGCTACTCGATGCCTGACGAAGCTGAGCAATTTACCTTAGAAGAGATGATTGCCAGCTTTGATATCCAGCGTGTGTCGCTCGGCGGCCCTATCTTTGATATCGAAAAACTGAACTGGCTCAACGCAGAATGGTTACGTGCATTAACGCCTGAAGAGCTAAAAAATAAAATACTCGATTGGGCAAGTAATAGCGATAAATTAACTGCTATCGCAGCGGCGATTCAGCCTCGTATTGAGCTGTTATCTGATGCAGTTAATTGGGGTGGTTTCTATTTCCAGAACTTACCTAATATCAATGCTGAGAGCTTTACCCATAAATCACTCACCCCTGAGCAAATTACTGAGATGCTGCAACTGGCGCTTTGGCAGCTAGAAACCTTACCAACGTGGTCAGAAGAAAATATCTACGCCACCTTAAAAGGTCTTGCCGCTCACCTCGATATTAAGATGCGTGACTTTATGGCACCGTTCTTTATCGCTATCGCTGGCAGCACGTCATCAACGCCAGTCATGAACTCTATGGCAATTATCGGCGCTGATATGACCTTGACTCGCTTGCGCCATGCAGTTGACGTGCTTGGCGGTTTGGGTAAAAAGAAACTAAAAAAACTTGAGAAACAAGCGGCAGAGTTGCCAGATTTTTGTCTGCTGAATAATTTAGAAGCTGAATAA
- a CDS encoding peptide-binding protein: protein MKRLAYTVAVSVLATTVGINAAHAERVCKVTDPTGTPLNIRDEPNGKIINKLRNDREVYVTDTTYDNKNRPWVYLEGYYKGEYRHWGWAIREFVSYYDR from the coding sequence ATGAAACGTTTGGCTTACACCGTTGCTGTATCTGTTTTGGCTACGACAGTTGGGATAAATGCCGCGCATGCCGAGAGAGTTTGCAAAGTAACGGATCCGACGGGTACTCCATTAAACATCCGCGATGAACCTAATGGCAAGATTATTAATAAGCTGCGTAATGATCGCGAGGTATATGTCACAGATACCACTTATGATAATAAAAACCGCCCGTGGGTATATTTAGAAGGCTACTACAAGGGCGAGTACAGGCATTGGGGCTGGGCGATTAGAGAGTTTGTCTCTTATTATGATCGTTGA